In Bradyrhizobium sp. WBOS07, the genomic window AGCAATTGGTCGATCTCGGCGATGGTGCCGTCGGTCGCCTTCTGCACCTCGTCGGCGTGACGCTTCTGGTCGTCCTCCGACATCTCGTGATTCTTCTCCAGCTTCTTGAGCACGTCGAGCCCGTCGCGGCGGACGTGGCGCGCGGCGACCTTTGCGGCTTCCGCATATTTGTGCGCGACCTTCACCAATTCCTTGCGCCGCTCTTCATTCAGCTCGGGAATGCGCAGGCGCAGCACCTGGCCTTCGGTCGCGGGCGACAGGCCGAGATTGGAATCGACGATCGCCTTCTCCACCGCCTTGACCATCGACTTGTCCCAGACCTGCACCGAGATCAGGCGCGGCTCCGGCACGCTGACGGTGGCGAGCTGGTTCAGCGGCATGTGACCGCCATAGGCATCGACCTGCACCGGATCGAGCATCGAGGCGGAGGCGCGGCCCGTCCGCAAGCCGCCGAGCTCGTGCTTGAGCGAGGCGACGGCGCCCTGCATGCGGCGCTTCACTTCGTTGAGGTCGAAATTACCCGTGGGCATCACGTTTCTCCTTCAAAATCCCGGCGACCGCTCCCGCGCCTTCGCTTTCGGGCGCGCCAGACGAGCCTTCAGCCGGCGACGATGGTCCCGTGGCCGACGCCGCGCAGAATCGCGCCGATCGACCCCGGCTCCGCGATCGAGAATACGATGATAGGCAGCGACGTCTCGCGGGCAAGCGCGAAGGCGGTCGCATCCATCACCTTGTAGCCGCCCTCGATCGCCTGCGAATGGGTCAGCCGGTCAAACCGCGTGGCGGCGGGATCTTTCTTCGGATCGGCCGAGTAGACGCCGTCGACATTGGTCGCTTTCAGCACCGCCTGGGCGCCGATCTCCGCGGCGCGCAGCACCGCGGTCGTGTCGGTGGTGAAGAACGGATTGCCGGTTCCGCCGCCGAGCAGCACGATGCGGCCCTCGGCGAGGTATTTGTGCGCCGCAGTGCGGGTGAACAGCTCGGAAATCTCGGGCATGACGAAGGCCGACAGCGTGCGCGCCGGCGTGCCCTTGCGCTCGATCGCCGCCTCCAGCGCGAGGCAGTTCATCATGGTGGCCAGCATGCCCATGGTGTCGCCGGTCGGGCGCGACACGCCGCGGCTGGAGACCTCGACGCCGCGCACGATGTTGCCGCCGCCGATCACGACCGCAACCTCGGTGCCGAGCTTGCGGGCGGCGATCAGATCGTCGGCAACCCGGTCGACGGTCGGCTGGTCGATGCCAAAGCCTTGCTGTCCCGCGAGATATTCGCCGGACAGCTTGATCACGACGCGACGATAGACCGGATCAGTCATGAGCACTTTCCTCGTCCGGGCGCCGCTTCCGGCGGCACGCCGGAAGGAACGTTCCGGCGCTTACTTCTTGCCGCTGGCCGCGGCGACCTCGGCCGCGAAGTCGCTTTCCTGCTTCTCGATTCCCTCACCGAGAGCATAGCGCACAAAGCCGGCGATCTTCACAGGCCCGCCGACCTTGCCCTCGGCTTCCTTCACCGCCTGCGCCACCGACTTGCCGGTGTCGTGGATGAAGGCCTGCTCGAGCAGGCAGACTTCCTTGTAATAGGTCTTCAGGCCGGACTCGACGATCTTCTCGATCACGTTCTCGGGCTTGCCCTGCTGGCGATATTTGTCGGCGAGCACGTCCTTCTCGCGCTTGACGACCGCCGGATCGAGACCGGACGGATCGAGCGCGAGCGGGTTGGCGGCGGCGACATGCATCGCGATCTGGCGGCCGAGGCTGGCGAGCTCGTCGGCCTTGCCGGGCGATTCCAGCGCAACGATCACGCCCATCTTGCCGGCGCCGTCGACGACGGCACCGTGGACGTAATGCGCCACAACGCCCTGGCTCACTTCGAGCGCAGCTGCGCGGCGCAGCGTCATGTTCTCGCCGATGGTGGCGATCGCGTCATTGATGGCGGCTTCGACGGTGACGTCACCGACCTTGGCGGCCTTGATCTTCTCGACATCCGCGCCGACGTCGAACGCGACCTGGGCGATCATCTTGACCAGCCCCTGGAACTGACCGTTGCGCGCGACGAAGTCGGTCTCGGAATTGACCTCGACCACGACGCCCTTGGTGCCCTTGGTGAGCGCGCCGATCAGACCTTCGGCGGCGACGCGGCCCGACTTCTTGGCGGCCTTGGACAGGCCCTTCTTGCGCAGCCAATCCTGCGCCGCTTCCATGTTGCCGTCGTTCTCGGTCAGCGCGGCCTTGCAGTCCATCATGCCCGCGCCGGTCGACTCGCGCAGGTCCTTGACCATCGCAGCTGTGATCGTTGCCATCGTTGAAAATCCTTTGTGCCTGCCGGTTCGCCGCGGCGTGGCTTGGAGGCGCCCCGCCGCGGTCCATCTCAGGAATTCGCGTCAACTGAAATGGTGGCCGGATCTCGTCCGGCCAGCCCATCGCTCTCTCGACTATTCCGCTTCCGCGGTCAGCGCCTTGGCCTTGGCCACCCAGGCATCCGCACGGCTCGGCAGACCGACTTCTTCGCCGATCGTGTGCGCGGTGTCGTGGTCGAGCTCGGCGAGCTGCCAGTAGTGGAAGATGCCGAGGTCGTTGAACTTCTTCTCGATCGTGCCCGACACGCCCGGGAGCTTCTTGAGGTCGTCGGCGGTGCCGCGCGGACCTGCAAGGCCCTGGAAGCCGCTCGACGACGCCGCCGGCAGCTCCTCGGCGACCGGCTGAGCCGAGGCGCCGACGTCGATGCCCGAATCACCCTGGGCCCGCGAGATGCCGTCGATCGCCGCACGCGCGATGAGATCGCAATACAGCGAGATGGCGCGGCCGGCATCGTCATTGCCCGGCACCACATAGGTGATGCCCTTCGGGTCCGAATTGGTGTCGACGATCGCGGCGACCGGGATGTTGAGGCGCTGGGCCTCCTGGATCGCGATGTCTTCCTTGTTGGTGTCGATCACGAAGATCAGGTCGGGCAGACCGCCCATGTCCTTGATGCCGCCGAGCGAGCGGTCGAGCTTGTCGCGCTCGCGCTGAAGCGTCAGGCGCTCCTTCTTGGTGTAGGAGCTGGCATCGCCACCGGCCAGCACGTCGTCGAGGTGACGCAGGCGCTTGATCGAGGCCGAGATCGTCTTCCAGTTGGTCAGCGTGCCGCCGAGCCAGCGCGAATTGACGAAATACTGCGCGCAGCGCTTCGCCGCGTCCGCGACGCCGTCCTGCGCCTGGCGCTTGGTGCCGACGAACAGGATGCGGCCGCCCTTGGCCACCGTGTCGCTGACGGCCTGAAGGGCCTGGTGCAGCATCGGCACGGTCTGGGCGAGATCGACGATGTGGATGTTGTTGCGGGTGCCGAAAATGAACGGAGCCATTTTCGGATTCCAGCGGTGCGACTGGTGACCAAAGTGCACGCCAGCTTCGAGCAGCTGACGCATAGTGAAATCGGGTAGTGCCATCGTTCTGATTCTCCGGTTGGTTCCTCCGGAAACGTGTGAGCAAAACGGAGCGTTCGCCCCGGCTGCC contains:
- the frr gene encoding ribosome recycling factor encodes the protein MPTGNFDLNEVKRRMQGAVASLKHELGGLRTGRASASMLDPVQVDAYGGHMPLNQLATVSVPEPRLISVQVWDKSMVKAVEKAIVDSNLGLSPATEGQVLRLRIPELNEERRKELVKVAHKYAEAAKVAARHVRRDGLDVLKKLEKNHEMSEDDQKRHADEVQKATDGTIAEIDQLLAAKEKEILTV
- the pyrH gene encoding UMP kinase, which encodes MTDPVYRRVVIKLSGEYLAGQQGFGIDQPTVDRVADDLIAARKLGTEVAVVIGGGNIVRGVEVSSRGVSRPTGDTMGMLATMMNCLALEAAIERKGTPARTLSAFVMPEISELFTRTAAHKYLAEGRIVLLGGGTGNPFFTTDTTAVLRAAEIGAQAVLKATNVDGVYSADPKKDPAATRFDRLTHSQAIEGGYKVMDATAFALARETSLPIIVFSIAEPGSIGAILRGVGHGTIVAG
- the tsf gene encoding translation elongation factor Ts yields the protein MATITAAMVKDLRESTGAGMMDCKAALTENDGNMEAAQDWLRKKGLSKAAKKSGRVAAEGLIGALTKGTKGVVVEVNSETDFVARNGQFQGLVKMIAQVAFDVGADVEKIKAAKVGDVTVEAAINDAIATIGENMTLRRAAALEVSQGVVAHYVHGAVVDGAGKMGVIVALESPGKADELASLGRQIAMHVAAANPLALDPSGLDPAVVKREKDVLADKYRQQGKPENVIEKIVESGLKTYYKEVCLLEQAFIHDTGKSVAQAVKEAEGKVGGPVKIAGFVRYALGEGIEKQESDFAAEVAAASGKK
- a CDS encoding 30S ribosomal protein S2, with translation MALPDFTMRQLLEAGVHFGHQSHRWNPKMAPFIFGTRNNIHIVDLAQTVPMLHQALQAVSDTVAKGGRILFVGTKRQAQDGVADAAKRCAQYFVNSRWLGGTLTNWKTISASIKRLRHLDDVLAGGDASSYTKKERLTLQRERDKLDRSLGGIKDMGGLPDLIFVIDTNKEDIAIQEAQRLNIPVAAIVDTNSDPKGITYVVPGNDDAGRAISLYCDLIARAAIDGISRAQGDSGIDVGASAQPVAEELPAASSSGFQGLAGPRGTADDLKKLPGVSGTIEKKFNDLGIFHYWQLAELDHDTAHTIGEEVGLPSRADAWVAKAKALTAEAE